From Thermodesulfobacteriota bacterium, a single genomic window includes:
- a CDS encoding DNA integrity scanning protein DisA nucleotide-binding domain protein — translation MSADAFTCRCIAETSDGLCDGLSHFSGPSRSVVIYALTPHDPVCIYDPQHLLNGHEPKFKELYLGSNAWRMNTGISNDRKKFSHMIPEKNLQLAGLISYGGRSSSVFYQMWFTEHHPDLCCVGPTERWLEHAAWRFSHDIANEEELYTGISGTFLREYAAHAVRDYVIDEMNAILGWDTQIRVYPILNAIMGISKTREEGQWPRGELVFLEKKTIQDMEFVVKFPEMERPSLENFKHIRKLLQAVEYSDRKLVSDEKTVVGIAIGEIPKFHITADFQGIHGFLKLNGSEVCSFSDGSFESTTHKAKLVQVEEALLEADMDSSLAGTLFKVIYGIVHHAERRKHGCTIVLDLNEQSIAISGQKLEKPLDLQKPELLDLTKALSKIDGALHIATDLNLHGFACLLDGRAIPGEDRSRGARYNSALRFTAEHDHIMVVVVSSDRPVSIISEGVELSAQCEWKPVSGFIAKPVTLEAWIAESGL, via the coding sequence ATGTCTGCTGATGCATTCACCTGCCGATGTATTGCCGAAACAAGTGATGGATTATGTGACGGTCTTTCCCATTTTTCCGGTCCGAGCCGAAGCGTGGTTATTTATGCTCTAACGCCTCACGACCCGGTGTGCATTTATGACCCCCAGCATCTTCTTAATGGGCATGAACCCAAATTCAAAGAACTATATTTGGGTTCCAATGCCTGGCGCATGAACACCGGGATTTCAAATGACAGGAAAAAGTTCAGCCATATGATCCCGGAGAAAAATCTGCAGTTGGCAGGGCTCATCTCATATGGTGGACGTTCCAGTTCCGTTTTTTACCAAATGTGGTTTACCGAGCATCATCCGGATTTGTGCTGTGTCGGTCCCACCGAACGGTGGCTGGAACACGCTGCCTGGCGCTTTTCCCATGATATTGCCAATGAAGAAGAATTGTATACAGGAATTTCAGGCACTTTTCTTCGTGAATATGCAGCTCATGCAGTTCGTGATTATGTAATCGATGAAATGAATGCCATTTTGGGATGGGATACCCAGATCAGGGTTTATCCGATTCTGAATGCAATAATGGGTATTTCAAAAACTAGGGAAGAAGGACAGTGGCCCAGGGGTGAACTGGTTTTCCTGGAAAAGAAAACCATTCAGGACATGGAATTTGTGGTGAAATTTCCTGAAATGGAGCGACCCAGCCTGGAAAATTTTAAGCACATCCGCAAGCTTTTGCAGGCGGTGGAGTATTCTGACCGAAAACTGGTATCTGACGAAAAAACGGTGGTGGGAATTGCCATAGGAGAAATACCGAAGTTTCATATCACTGCCGATTTCCAGGGGATACACGGTTTTTTAAAGCTTAACGGCAGCGAAGTTTGCAGTTTTTCTGATGGCAGTTTTGAATCAACCACCCATAAGGCAAAACTGGTCCAGGTTGAAGAAGCACTGCTTGAGGCTGACATGGATTCATCACTTGCAGGCACTCTTTTTAAAGTGATCTATGGGATTGTTCACCATGCCGAGAGGCGAAAACACGGTTGCACCATTGTGCTTGATCTTAATGAGCAATCCATAGCTATTTCAGGTCAGAAGCTCGAAAAGCCCCTTGATCTTCAAAAGCCGGAACTTTTGGATTTGACCAAAGCACTGTCAAAAATAGACGGTGCCCTGCATATCGCCACTGATTTAAACCTTCATGGCTTTGCCTGCCTGCTGGATGGACGGGCCATTCCCGGGGAGGACAGATCGCGGGGAGCGAGATATAATTCCGCTCTTAGATTCACTGCTGAACATGATCACATTATGGTGGTGGTCGTTTCTTCAGATCGACCGGTTTCAATTATAAGCGAAGGGGTGGAGTTAAGCGCTCAATGTGAATGGAAGCCCGTATCCGGATTTATTGCTAAACCGGTGACACTGGAAGCGTGGATTGCAGAATCGGGTTTATAG
- a CDS encoding DMT family transporter, producing MENRKKAQHLVQLDASVAGPLFMLSAALLFTLLNLLIKLIGPQFTIWHIGFYRFFGGIIVLFTIFGRHSNLYRGNNIRLLIIRGCTGSVAFISIITAIRLLPVSTALVIFYSFPAFAAIFSFLIYGERIGKHEIICITVVVIGIGILFDFQLTGGLFGQAIALVGGAFAGLTVTLIKTLREKNGPVIIYLYFCTMGALVTFPKFAMHPILPSTLIEWVMVLGIILASVTAQLLMNQGFFYCSGWEGGVFMSSEVIFTAIVGIAFLGDPATWRFWTGGLMIFGSVVALNRLKSNGQKIPNLKD from the coding sequence ATGGAAAACCGGAAAAAAGCCCAACACTTGGTGCAGCTGGATGCAAGCGTCGCCGGACCGCTGTTTATGCTGTCCGCAGCATTGTTGTTTACCCTTCTCAATCTTTTAATCAAGTTGATCGGCCCGCAATTTACCATCTGGCACATTGGCTTTTACAGGTTCTTCGGTGGTATCATTGTTCTCTTTACCATCTTCGGACGCCACAGCAATCTTTACCGGGGAAATAACATCCGCCTGCTGATCATCCGGGGGTGTACCGGGTCTGTTGCCTTTATTTCCATAATCACGGCCATTCGTTTGCTTCCGGTATCCACGGCCCTGGTCATTTTCTATTCGTTTCCGGCCTTTGCCGCCATTTTCTCATTTCTGATTTATGGAGAGCGCATCGGAAAACATGAAATCATCTGCATTACCGTGGTCGTGATCGGTATCGGCATTCTGTTTGATTTTCAACTCACCGGTGGGCTTTTCGGGCAGGCCATCGCACTTGTGGGCGGTGCGTTTGCCGGTCTGACCGTCACGTTAATTAAGACGCTCCGGGAGAAAAACGGCCCTGTCATCATTTATCTATACTTCTGTACCATGGGTGCACTGGTGACCTTCCCCAAATTTGCCATGCACCCGATTCTGCCTTCCACACTCATTGAGTGGGTCATGGTTCTGGGAATCATCCTCGCTTCAGTAACGGCACAACTTCTAATGAACCAGGGCTTTTTCTATTGCAGTGGATGGGAAGGCGGGGTGTTCATGTCCAGCGAAGTCATTTTTACCGCTATAGTAGGTATTGCTTTTTTGGGAGATCCCGCCACCTGGCGTTTTTGGACAGGTGGTCTCATGATATTCGGCAGTGTGGTGGCCTTGAATCGGTTAAAATCCAATGGACAAAAAATTCCAAACCTTAAGGATTGA
- a CDS encoding CoA-transferase: MNTGFDKVMDLSEAIKQYITNDSHISIGGFTINRNPMAAVYEIIRQGITGLHLYAHSNGQGVDELIGAGCVAKLEIAYGGSGRFAPTCIRFKKAVTEGTILVEDYSNYQMTLRFLAGAMGVPFLPTRSSLGTDIIDKWGFSEKLRKSDVKIPDKKLTVIDNPFISWTDATQVVLVPAINTDVTIIHVQKSDRQGTTRIEGLTFADIEQAKSAKHLIVTCEELVESEELRKNPDQNQIPFFCVDAVVHVPFGAFPTANYRYYDYDPVYLNDYKEYAVDDLRYQKYLEKFIYGVKNHQGLLDLVGQDRMEMIKADPITGYAENLDRR, translated from the coding sequence ATGAACACCGGGTTTGACAAAGTAATGGACCTGTCGGAGGCCATAAAGCAGTATATTACCAATGACAGCCATATTTCCATTGGTGGATTCACCATTAACCGGAACCCCATGGCTGCGGTGTATGAAATTATTCGGCAGGGTATCACAGGCCTCCATCTCTATGCCCATTCCAATGGCCAGGGCGTTGATGAACTTATCGGAGCGGGGTGTGTGGCAAAACTGGAAATTGCCTATGGTGGAAGCGGCAGATTTGCACCCACATGTATTCGGTTTAAAAAGGCGGTGACAGAAGGAACGATTCTCGTGGAAGACTATTCAAATTACCAAATGACTTTGCGATTTCTTGCGGGTGCCATGGGTGTCCCTTTTCTGCCGACTCGATCTTCACTCGGGACCGATATTATTGACAAATGGGGTTTTTCCGAGAAATTGAGAAAATCAGATGTTAAGATACCTGACAAAAAACTTACGGTGATAGACAACCCTTTTATTTCATGGACCGATGCAACCCAAGTGGTCCTGGTCCCGGCCATCAATACGGATGTGACCATCATTCACGTTCAAAAATCCGATCGACAGGGGACAACCAGGATAGAAGGACTCACCTTTGCCGATATAGAACAGGCAAAATCCGCAAAACATCTTATTGTCACCTGCGAAGAACTGGTTGAATCTGAAGAGTTAAGAAAAAACCCGGATCAAAACCAGATCCCATTTTTTTGTGTGGATGCGGTTGTGCATGTTCCTTTTGGCGCTTTTCCAACAGCCAATTATCGATATTATGATTACGATCCGGTTTACCTGAATGATTACAAGGAATATGCTGTGGATGATCTTCGTTACCAGAAGTATCTTGAAAAATTTATTTACGGTGTAAAGAATCACCAGGGCTTACTTGATCTGGTGGGCCAAGATCGAATGGAGATGATAAAGGCAGATCCCATTACCGGGTATGCGGAGAATCTAGATAGAAGATAA
- a CDS encoding carboxymuconolactone decarboxylase family protein gives MDKEIAEKTKKTAELYFKGVKDERPFELWRSFDKDLAKDLSLFITGRMYAREKIPHKTRQLITVATLTVLSRLDELKLHIQASLNVGCTPEEIAETIFQTFTYAGIPTVNAALKTLRSVLEEKEIWPLTDEP, from the coding sequence TTGGATAAAGAGATAGCGGAAAAAACAAAAAAGACCGCCGAGCTTTATTTTAAAGGGGTTAAGGATGAACGACCGTTTGAGCTCTGGCGAAGTTTTGACAAAGATCTTGCTAAGGATCTTTCTTTGTTTATTACAGGCAGGATGTATGCCAGGGAAAAAATACCACATAAAACTCGTCAACTCATTACCGTTGCAACCCTTACCGTACTCTCCCGCCTGGATGAACTGAAGCTTCACATTCAGGCATCCTTGAATGTCGGGTGTACACCGGAAGAAATCGCAGAAACCATATTTCAGACGTTTACCTATGCCGGGATACCAACGGTCAATGCCGCACTCAAGACGTTAAGATCGGTTCTTGAAGAAAAAGAAATATGGCCGTTGACAGATGAACCTTGA
- a CDS encoding 5'-nucleotidase C-terminal domain-containing protein: protein MKRLFTYLVPFLLMMISQPTLSAEKALTIVHSNDLHSHFLGASPNIAYTPSISGDDETIGGLARIATVIKTVKQNRQNPVLVVDAGDFLMGSLFHMLSREHSFELRLLSMMGYDAVTLGNHEFDLKPGGLARILGTAHQFRQIPPLVLSNAVFSQESKKDDSLEKIFTRGIVKPYLMLEKTGLRIGVFGLMGKNAAEVAPFASPVTFDDPVTVAQRMVKVLRETEKADMVICLSHSGLWENKKRSEDEILAREVDGIDIIISGHTHTKIERALLVNDTIIVQAWAYGKQLGVMDIAYNDGQVFLKNYKLVNIDDQIKGDTEVSKEIEAFKTDINRQILYEEGLTFSQIIAETDFDLYLKTEESNLGNLIADSIRWYINQNDYNAADPATKVVASMISNGVIRDPIVKGRTGQIAVCDVFRAIPLGIGFDHAETMGYPLITIYVYPSELKKALEILTSVYPMKGSDYFLQVSGIQFTYNPYRMIFDRITEIRIGDVEHGYHLLDYSESNHSLLRIGADIYNATFLKVIGDFTWHVLDIVPKDRKGNPIDDLKTVRLDSDKQKAGIQELKEWKAVMEYIRSFPDTDGDGLADIPEKYRKKLGRNVIEASLNPYKLLKRGTYVTWLAFSVLLIGILLILLTGWFIIRKIGNHSRTGKNRN from the coding sequence ATGAAGCGTTTATTCACTTATCTGGTGCCGTTTTTATTGATGATGATATCACAACCAACCCTATCAGCTGAAAAAGCATTGACAATCGTTCATTCAAACGATCTGCATTCTCATTTTTTAGGGGCTTCGCCGAACATTGCCTATACTCCTTCTATTAGCGGAGATGATGAAACCATCGGCGGGCTGGCCAGAATTGCAACTGTGATCAAAACGGTTAAACAAAATCGCCAGAACCCGGTGCTGGTTGTTGATGCCGGTGACTTTTTGATGGGATCGTTGTTTCATATGCTCAGTAGAGAGCACTCCTTTGAATTGAGACTTTTGAGCATGATGGGATATGATGCGGTCACTCTCGGAAATCATGAATTTGATTTGAAACCGGGCGGACTTGCACGAATATTAGGGACCGCTCATCAATTCAGGCAGATCCCTCCGTTGGTTCTTTCCAATGCGGTTTTCAGCCAAGAAAGCAAAAAAGATGATTCCCTGGAAAAAATATTTACCCGCGGAATTGTCAAACCGTATCTTATGCTGGAAAAAACGGGACTCCGGATCGGTGTTTTCGGCCTAATGGGAAAGAACGCAGCCGAAGTTGCTCCCTTTGCATCACCGGTTACCTTTGATGACCCGGTTACAGTGGCACAAAGAATGGTTAAGGTTCTACGAGAAACCGAAAAGGCTGATATGGTGATTTGTTTGTCTCACAGCGGGTTATGGGAAAATAAAAAGCGCTCGGAAGATGAAATTCTGGCCAGGGAGGTAGACGGGATTGATATCATTATCAGCGGGCATACCCATACGAAAATAGAAAGGGCGTTATTGGTCAACGACACCATTATTGTTCAGGCATGGGCATACGGCAAGCAATTGGGTGTAATGGACATCGCTTATAATGACGGTCAGGTTTTTCTAAAAAATTACAAACTGGTGAATATTGATGATCAGATTAAGGGCGATACCGAGGTTTCCAAAGAGATTGAAGCGTTCAAGACGGATATCAATCGCCAGATTCTATATGAAGAGGGCCTGACCTTCAGCCAAATTATTGCTGAAACAGATTTTGATCTTTACCTTAAAACCGAGGAGTCCAACCTGGGAAATCTAATTGCGGATTCCATACGATGGTATATCAACCAAAACGATTATAACGCGGCCGATCCTGCCACCAAAGTTGTGGCTTCCATGATTTCCAACGGTGTGATTCGGGATCCGATTGTCAAAGGGAGAACAGGCCAGATTGCGGTGTGCGATGTATTTCGTGCCATACCTCTGGGTATCGGCTTTGATCATGCTGAAACCATGGGTTACCCGTTGATTACCATTTACGTTTATCCGTCTGAATTAAAGAAAGCCTTAGAGATCCTAACCAGCGTTTACCCGATGAAGGGCAGCGACTACTTCCTGCAGGTATCGGGGATACAGTTTACTTACAACCCGTATCGTATGATATTCGACCGGATTACCGAAATTCGGATAGGGGATGTAGAACACGGTTATCACCTTTTGGACTACTCGGAATCAAATCACAGCCTGTTGCGGATTGGGGCCGACATTTACAATGCAACGTTTTTGAAGGTAATCGGAGACTTTACCTGGCATGTCCTGGATATCGTCCCTAAAGATCGCAAAGGGAATCCCATTGATGACTTAAAAACCGTGCGGTTGGATTCGGACAAACAAAAAGCAGGGATTCAAGAGCTTAAGGAGTGGAAAGCGGTGATGGAGTATATCCGAAGCTTTCCGGATACCGATGGTGATGGGTTGGCAGATATTCCTGAGAAATATCGAAAAAAATTAGGCAGAAATGTCATCGAGGCCAGTTTGAACCCGTACAAGTTACTCAAACGGGGAACTTATGTTACCTGGCTGGCATTTTCCGTACTGTTGATCGGAATTCTTCTCATTCTATTAACAGGCTGGTTCATTATCAGGAAAATAGGTAACCATTCACGGACCGGTAAAAATAGAAATTAG
- a CDS encoding carboxyl transferase domain-containing protein, with translation MRPYFAKMTEFGHELNKGQILSSEENVKQIKEVEAELKEAVEKVKTVGFPEEKINARGMMTVWQRLRYLVDPGTWCPLHTLYNPAENEEGTTNVFDGLGKISGKWAVIIGFDNKILAGAWVPGQYENILRATDLSKRLNIPLVWLVNCSGVKLTEQEKFYANRRGGGTTFFRHAELEQAGIPILAAIYGTNPAGGGYQGISPTILFAHKNCNIAVGGGGILSGMSPKGHFDKEGAEALIASAKQFKVEPPGSAKIHYDETGFFRYVYDEETQVLDGVKDYMKDMPAYNPKFFRVADPKPPRFPAEDLYRLIPFNQKQMYNFDEVLARLVDGSEHMEFRPGYGPEVYTGLCKIDGYLVGCIGNRQGFLGENYPEYADYPGIGGKLYRQGLIKMNEFVTLCGRDRVPIIWFQDTSGIDVGDIAEQAELLGLGQALIYSIQQTDVPQMLILLRKGTAAAHYIMGGPTANRHNAFTLGIATTEVYVMHGETAAAASFSRRLVKEKDAGRDLDPIIDKMNKMAQEYHDYSRPIYCAKQGFADEISTMSDMRKYLAAFAGALYQNPKSICPLHQMLLPRSIKG, from the coding sequence ATGAGACCTTATTTTGCAAAAATGACGGAATTTGGACACGAACTGAACAAAGGCCAGATATTAAGCAGTGAAGAAAATGTCAAACAAATCAAGGAAGTAGAGGCTGAGCTTAAAGAAGCTGTTGAAAAGGTCAAAACCGTTGGATTCCCTGAAGAAAAAATCAATGCACGTGGAATGATGACCGTGTGGCAGCGACTTCGATACCTGGTTGATCCTGGCACGTGGTGCCCGTTGCATACCCTTTATAACCCGGCCGAAAACGAGGAAGGGACCACCAATGTTTTTGACGGGCTGGGAAAAATATCCGGCAAGTGGGCGGTGATTATCGGTTTTGACAATAAGATTCTGGCCGGGGCATGGGTACCCGGACAGTACGAAAATATCCTGAGAGCAACGGATCTGTCAAAACGGCTCAACATTCCCCTGGTCTGGCTGGTAAACTGTAGTGGGGTAAAACTAACCGAGCAGGAAAAGTTCTATGCCAATCGACGGGGTGGTGGCACCACCTTTTTCCGGCACGCTGAGCTGGAGCAAGCCGGAATACCCATACTTGCGGCGATTTACGGTACAAATCCCGCCGGCGGAGGTTACCAGGGAATCAGCCCCACCATTCTTTTTGCCCATAAGAACTGCAATATTGCGGTCGGTGGGGGTGGAATACTGAGCGGAATGTCTCCCAAGGGACATTTTGACAAAGAAGGCGCCGAAGCGCTGATTGCTTCTGCAAAGCAGTTTAAGGTCGAGCCTCCTGGTTCCGCAAAGATTCATTATGATGAAACCGGCTTTTTCAGATATGTTTACGATGAAGAAACCCAGGTACTGGACGGAGTCAAGGATTATATGAAGGATATGCCTGCCTATAATCCCAAATTTTTCCGTGTTGCCGACCCCAAGCCCCCGAGGTTTCCCGCAGAAGACCTGTACCGGCTCATCCCCTTTAACCAGAAACAGATGTACAATTTTGACGAAGTGCTGGCACGTCTTGTTGACGGCAGTGAGCACATGGAATTCAGACCCGGTTACGGACCGGAGGTTTATACCGGCTTATGCAAAATCGACGGATACCTGGTTGGCTGCATCGGTAACCGTCAGGGTTTTCTGGGAGAAAATTACCCGGAATATGCAGACTATCCGGGTATCGGCGGAAAGCTTTACCGCCAAGGCCTTATCAAGATGAACGAATTTGTTACCCTTTGCGGTAGAGACAGGGTACCCATTATCTGGTTCCAAGATACTTCCGGTATTGATGTGGGAGACATTGCTGAACAGGCAGAACTTTTAGGACTGGGACAGGCCCTTATCTATTCCATACAGCAAACCGACGTTCCCCAGATGCTGATACTACTTAGAAAAGGAACCGCAGCCGCGCATTATATCATGGGAGGACCGACGGCAAATCGGCATAATGCCTTTACTCTTGGAATTGCAACCACGGAAGTTTATGTCATGCATGGCGAAACAGCCGCAGCTGCAAGTTTTTCCCGCAGACTGGTTAAGGAAAAGGATGCCGGCAGAGATCTGGACCCGATAATCGATAAAATGAATAAAATGGCACAGGAATATCACGACTACTCAAGACCCATTTACTGCGCCAAGCAGGGCTTTGCTGATGAAATTTCAACCATGAGTGATATGCGGAAATATTTGGCTGCTTTTGCAGGCGCCCTTTACCAGAACCCGAAATCGATCTGCCCCCTTCACCAGATGCTTTTACCAAGAAGTATTAAGGGATAA
- a CDS encoding DegQ family serine endoprotease yields the protein MKIAKKITTCIMALSFVVLLLGLAPHTALSKASDQITMIPNNFTELAQKAKPGVVNIRTVKIVKGGGRVFRHFFGKPFGDNDRFRDFLEPFMRQDPQREFKQRSLGSGFIIDRKGYIVTNNHVVENADQIKVKLANEKEFDAKIVGRDPKTDLALIKIDASSDLVPLKMGNSDVLKVGTWVVAIGSPFGLEQTVTAGIVSAKGRILGSGPYDDFIQTDASINPGNSGGPLLNMKGEVVGINTAIIASGQGIGFAIPINMADGIVAQLKASGEVTRGWLGVAIQDLTPELAEYYKVKNKKGVLVTHVFAGDPADKGGVKAKDIIVKIDGKPVPTAHELSSTIAGIAVGKKIAILLIRDGREKTLYIKIAKRQDDESLVSKKTESSNGLGLMASELNPETARQLGYEESEKGVIVTGVKEGSKAEQAGIRQGDLIKEINRRPVSTLNDYHQKMRKISKGETIQLLIKRSRVGFMVIKVIK from the coding sequence ATGAAAATAGCAAAAAAAATAACCACATGTATTATGGCTTTATCTTTTGTAGTGCTTTTATTGGGATTGGCACCACATACGGCATTATCAAAAGCCTCTGATCAGATCACCATGATTCCAAATAATTTTACTGAGTTGGCACAAAAAGCCAAACCAGGAGTGGTGAATATCCGGACAGTAAAAATTGTAAAAGGGGGGGGACGTGTCTTTCGTCATTTTTTTGGAAAACCCTTTGGCGACAATGATCGGTTTAGGGATTTTTTAGAGCCATTTATGAGGCAGGATCCGCAACGGGAATTTAAACAGCGCAGTTTGGGGTCTGGTTTCATCATTGACCGTAAAGGGTATATTGTGACCAACAATCATGTGGTGGAAAATGCAGACCAGATAAAGGTTAAACTGGCAAATGAAAAAGAGTTTGATGCAAAGATAGTCGGCCGCGATCCCAAAACCGATCTGGCCCTCATAAAGATTGATGCTTCTTCGGACTTGGTGCCACTGAAAATGGGCAATTCGGATGTTCTCAAAGTCGGCACCTGGGTGGTGGCCATCGGAAGTCCTTTCGGACTTGAGCAGACCGTTACCGCAGGAATCGTCAGCGCCAAGGGACGTATCCTGGGTTCCGGTCCGTATGACGATTTTATTCAGACGGATGCTTCCATCAATCCTGGAAACAGCGGGGGACCGCTTTTAAATATGAAAGGGGAGGTTGTGGGTATTAATACGGCGATCATCGCCAGCGGACAGGGTATCGGATTTGCCATCCCAATTAATATGGCTGATGGAATTGTTGCACAGTTGAAAGCGAGCGGTGAGGTGACCCGCGGCTGGCTGGGTGTGGCTATTCAGGACCTGACGCCTGAACTTGCAGAATACTACAAGGTTAAGAATAAAAAAGGCGTTTTGGTCACCCATGTTTTTGCAGGTGATCCCGCCGATAAAGGGGGAGTAAAAGCCAAAGACATTATCGTTAAGATAGATGGCAAACCGGTTCCGACCGCACATGAACTTTCCAGCACAATCGCAGGTATTGCCGTTGGGAAAAAGATAGCCATACTGTTAATCAGAGACGGTAGGGAAAAAACGCTGTATATCAAGATAGCCAAAAGACAGGATGACGAATCGCTGGTCAGTAAAAAAACTGAAAGCTCAAACGGGCTGGGCCTGATGGCTTCGGAGCTGAATCCGGAAACAGCAAGACAATTGGGGTATGAGGAAAGCGAAAAGGGTGTGATTGTTACCGGCGTCAAAGAGGGCAGCAAAGCGGAGCAAGCCGGAATCCGTCAGGGAGATCTTATCAAGGAAATTAATCGCCGGCCGGTTTCAACACTGAATGATTACCACCAGAAGATGCGAAAAATTAGCAAAGGAGAAACCATCCAGCTGCTGATAAAAAGAAGCAGAGTCGGATTTATGGTGATAAAAGTCATCAAATAG
- a CDS encoding acyl-CoA dehydrogenase family protein, which yields MDFALSKELEMLRKAVREFMTKKVAPNADEWDANHYLPYKEAMKPMGELGFFGTVIPEEYGGEEMGWLAAMIVTEEIARVSSSLRVQVNMQVLGCAFTIYKYGSEEIKKKYIEKLCTAEYIGGFGITEPDAGSDVMAMASTAEDKGDHWLLNGSKTWISNANYADVVIYYAYTDRSKGSKGLSAFVVELKNFNGVKTSGLDKMGSHSSPTGEIFLDNTKVPKENILGKPGDGAKIVFGSLNQTRLSAAAGAVGLAQACLESSTKYCNERKQFGKPIGQFQMNQDMIAQMSTEVEAARMLVYKAAWAKDQGKLNNGLDVAQAKYFAGEVATKCANYAMRIFGAYGYSTEYPIARYYRDVPTYTMVEGSANICKWIIALDQLGIRKANR from the coding sequence ATGGATTTTGCTCTATCAAAAGAACTTGAAATGCTTAGAAAGGCGGTACGGGAATTTATGACCAAGAAGGTGGCACCGAATGCCGATGAATGGGATGCAAATCATTATCTGCCGTACAAAGAAGCCATGAAACCCATGGGAGAACTCGGCTTTTTCGGAACCGTAATACCGGAAGAATATGGCGGTGAGGAAATGGGATGGCTGGCGGCGATGATCGTCACCGAGGAAATTGCAAGGGTTTCAAGCTCTCTCAGGGTCCAGGTCAATATGCAAGTACTTGGTTGCGCCTTTACTATTTATAAATACGGCAGCGAGGAAATAAAGAAAAAATACATAGAAAAGCTTTGCACTGCCGAATATATCGGTGGATTTGGCATCACCGAGCCTGACGCAGGGTCCGATGTGATGGCCATGGCCTCCACGGCAGAAGATAAGGGTGATCACTGGCTTTTAAACGGTTCCAAGACCTGGATTTCCAACGCCAATTATGCGGATGTCGTCATTTATTATGCTTACACGGACCGGTCAAAAGGTTCCAAGGGTCTTTCCGCCTTTGTGGTTGAACTGAAGAATTTTAATGGTGTCAAGACATCCGGTCTGGATAAGATGGGATCTCATTCCTCGCCGACCGGTGAAATTTTCCTCGACAACACCAAGGTTCCCAAGGAAAATATTTTGGGGAAACCCGGCGATGGTGCCAAAATTGTATTTGGCTCCCTGAACCAGACAAGACTGTCCGCTGCTGCCGGTGCGGTCGGGCTTGCCCAGGCGTGCCTGGAATCGTCAACAAAATATTGCAATGAACGAAAGCAGTTCGGCAAACCCATCGGACAGTTTCAAATGAACCAGGATATGATTGCCCAGATGTCAACAGAGGTTGAAGCTGCAAGAATGTTGGTCTACAAGGCTGCTTGGGCAAAGGATCAGGGAAAACTCAACAACGGGCTGGATGTGGCACAGGCAAAATATTTTGCAGGTGAGGTGGCCACCAAATGTGCCAACTATGCCATGCGAATTTTCGGCGCTTACGGTTATTCCACCGAGTACCCCATAGCAAGATATTACCGGGATGTTCCCACTTATACCATGGTGGAAGGATCGGCCAACATCTGCAAGTGGATTATTGCTCTAGATCAGCTTGGCATCCGGAAAGCAAACAGATAA